A window of the Glaciimonas sp. CA11.2 genome harbors these coding sequences:
- the murI gene encoding glutamate racemase: MMTPRMPMEKERPIGIFDSGIGGLSVLRHIRDAMPSENLLYFADSAHAPYGDKTEQAILERSLSIAEFLLEQNAKAIVVACNTATAAAIKAIRSAYPTLAVVGIEPGLKPAALQTTTKKIGVLATKGTLSSASFNMLSQKISAATGVQFTLQACVGLADQIEKGELDTETTDSMIFRYVAPLIEQNVDTLVLGCTHYPFVRPMIEKIVKRLTSTQVALIDTSDAVTKQLIRILAEYDLGQTNPECGSLTAFTTGKPTVLKNTFFSLLGWQPRVFQVPTVP, translated from the coding sequence ATGATGACTCCGAGAATGCCGATGGAAAAAGAGAGGCCCATTGGCATTTTTGATTCCGGTATCGGTGGTTTATCGGTTCTTCGTCATATTCGTGACGCCATGCCGTCAGAGAATTTGCTGTATTTTGCAGACTCCGCTCATGCGCCTTATGGCGATAAAACGGAGCAAGCGATCCTGGAACGGTCGCTGTCAATCGCTGAATTTCTGCTCGAACAAAATGCAAAGGCGATAGTAGTCGCCTGTAACACGGCAACGGCCGCTGCAATTAAGGCGATTCGCAGCGCTTATCCCACGTTGGCCGTGGTTGGTATCGAACCCGGGCTGAAACCTGCTGCGCTGCAAACCACGACAAAGAAGATTGGTGTTTTAGCGACGAAGGGCACATTGTCCAGTGCTAGCTTTAACATGTTATCTCAAAAAATTTCAGCCGCAACAGGCGTCCAGTTCACGTTGCAAGCCTGCGTTGGCCTCGCAGATCAGATAGAAAAAGGCGAACTGGATACAGAAACAACGGACTCCATGATATTTCGGTATGTGGCGCCTTTAATTGAACAAAACGTTGATACATTAGTGCTCGGCTGCACCCATTACCCGTTCGTTCGGCCAATGATCGAAAAAATTGTCAAACGCCTTACCTCCACACAGGTTGCGCTCATCGACACCAGCGATGCGGTAACGAAACAGTTGATCCGGATACTTGCGGAATACGATTTGGGCCAAACTAATCCCGAATGTGGGTCTTTGACTGCGTTCACCACTGGCAAGCCAACTGTGCTGAAAAACACCTTTTTTAGTTTGCTGGGATGGCAACCGAGGGTGTTTCAGGTCCCGACGGTACCATGA
- a CDS encoding isoprenylcysteine carboxylmethyltransferase family protein — MTNLHKKAVVGLLRLLISMGTLVFVPERTLHYWRGWAFLGVFLGSALAITVYLAKKDPKLLARRLNIGPSAEKVEGQRTILALLVIVFAMVFVLSAIDHHFVWSTVPLYIVVLGDALVAAGFLCIFFVFKENTYASAIIEVDANQKIISTGLYAFVRHPMYAGGVVMLTGIPRALGAWWGLLLVVLMALLIAWRLFTEEIFLAENLSGYVNYEKKVRHRLLPFIW; from the coding sequence ATGACGAATCTGCATAAAAAAGCGGTTGTAGGGCTTCTTCGCCTGCTAATTAGTATGGGCACTTTAGTGTTTGTGCCTGAGCGGACATTGCATTATTGGAGGGGCTGGGCTTTTTTGGGTGTATTTTTGGGCTCTGCGCTGGCGATTACTGTCTATCTGGCAAAAAAAGATCCTAAGCTATTGGCGCGGCGACTAAATATTGGTCCCAGCGCCGAAAAAGTAGAAGGCCAACGCACGATATTAGCGCTGCTCGTCATCGTATTTGCCATGGTGTTTGTTTTGTCCGCCATTGACCATCATTTTGTTTGGTCAACCGTTCCTCTATATATAGTGGTGCTTGGAGATGCTCTTGTCGCCGCGGGGTTCCTTTGTATTTTTTTTGTGTTCAAAGAAAATACCTATGCGTCGGCGATCATCGAGGTCGACGCGAATCAAAAAATCATTTCGACTGGGCTGTATGCATTCGTGCGCCATCCGATGTACGCCGGTGGCGTCGTTATGCTTACTGGCATTCCGCGCGCGCTTGGCGCGTGGTGGGGGTTGTTGTTAGTTGTTTTGATGGCGCTTTTAATTGCGTGGAGGCTCTTTACTGAAGAGATTTTTTTGGCCGAGAATCTTTCTGGCTATGTTAATTACGAAAAGAAGGTTAGGCATCGTTTGCTGCCGTTCATTTGGTGA
- a CDS encoding surface-adhesin E family protein, which yields MKKIALILGLTMVCIGAQAADWQVVGQSDVSSLQLDKDSIKETNGIRQVWSMWNFREARKNEGDPTFPTFKSYQDLTEYNCAAKTTRLAREILFVENDAKGDKRDHSEALKNSKFAAPVKGSLADGIMTNFVCNQTLGAQ from the coding sequence ATGAAAAAAATCGCACTTATTCTCGGGTTAACAATGGTTTGTATTGGCGCGCAAGCTGCTGATTGGCAAGTTGTTGGTCAAAGTGATGTATCCAGCCTCCAGTTAGATAAGGATTCTATTAAAGAAACAAACGGCATACGACAAGTATGGTCGATGTGGAACTTTCGAGAGGCGCGTAAGAATGAGGGAGATCCTACGTTTCCGACTTTTAAGTCGTACCAGGATTTGACAGAATATAATTGCGCTGCGAAGACCACGCGATTAGCGCGAGAAATTTTGTTTGTGGAAAATGATGCCAAGGGGGACAAACGCGATCATTCAGAAGCGTTGAAAAATAGTAAGTTTGCCGCACCGGTTAAGGGCTCTTTGGCTGATGGAATTATGACAAATTTCGTTTGTAATCAAACGCTTGGGGCTCAATAA
- a CDS encoding ATP-binding cassette domain-containing protein — protein MAVISITNAQLAFGHVALLDRAEFSLDSGERVGLIGRNGTGKSSLLKTIAGVSKLDDGLMVMQQGIKIAYVDQEPHFVPEMSVFDAVASGMGEMQALLNEYDALTGQFGGDDDDAIMERMHVIQSKLDAADAWSLTNKVETTLDRLNLNKDSLMGTLSGGMQKRVALACALVSAPDVLLLDEPTNHLDFSSIMWLEGLLRDYKGSVLFITHDRSFLDNVATRIVELDRGRILSFPGNFTAYQVRKAEQLEIEEVENAKFDKFLAQEEIWIRKGVQARRTRDEGRVRRLESLRLDRTARRDQQGQVKLDVSAGERSGKIVAELTDVNRAFGDKVIVRDFTATILRGDKVGLIGHNGAGKTTLLKLILGEDQPDSGTVKQGTKLQVAYFDQMRAQLDDEASLADTIAPGSDWVEINGQRKHVMTYLNDFLFAPERARSPVKSLSGGERNRLLLARLFAKPANVLVLDEPTNDLDIDTLELLEELLEDYKGTVFLVSHDRTFLDNVVTQVIAAEGGGLWREYVGGYSDWERVRPSPAALAAKVKAETKAEVIQAPAAKQKKLSYKEQRELDELPVLIAKLEAEQKAITAQLADPELYVKKPDEVKRLNLRFTELDSLLLEALEKWEVIEARNKG, from the coding sequence ATGGCAGTCATTTCTATTACCAACGCACAACTTGCGTTCGGTCACGTTGCGCTATTGGATCGCGCTGAATTTTCCCTGGATTCGGGAGAGCGAGTCGGTTTGATCGGTCGTAACGGGACTGGAAAATCCTCTTTGTTAAAAACTATTGCTGGCGTTTCCAAACTGGATGATGGTTTGATGGTGATGCAGCAAGGGATAAAGATCGCTTATGTTGATCAAGAGCCGCATTTTGTTCCTGAAATGTCAGTGTTTGATGCTGTAGCATCCGGCATGGGCGAGATGCAGGCGTTATTGAATGAGTATGACGCATTGACAGGGCAATTTGGTGGGGACGATGACGACGCCATCATGGAGCGCATGCACGTAATCCAGAGCAAGCTTGATGCAGCAGACGCATGGAGTCTGACAAATAAGGTCGAAACCACGCTTGATCGCCTTAACCTGAACAAAGACTCCTTGATGGGTACGTTGTCAGGTGGGATGCAGAAGCGTGTCGCTCTCGCTTGCGCGTTGGTCAGTGCCCCCGACGTTTTGCTTCTCGATGAGCCAACCAACCATCTTGATTTTAGCTCGATCATGTGGCTGGAAGGATTATTGCGCGACTATAAAGGTAGCGTCCTGTTCATTACCCATGATCGTAGTTTCCTGGACAATGTAGCGACACGTATCGTTGAACTTGATCGCGGTCGTATTTTGTCGTTCCCCGGTAACTTTACTGCGTATCAGGTGCGTAAAGCTGAGCAACTCGAAATTGAAGAAGTTGAAAATGCCAAGTTCGACAAATTTCTGGCACAAGAAGAAATTTGGATTCGCAAAGGTGTACAGGCACGCCGTACCCGTGACGAAGGCCGTGTGCGACGTTTAGAATCGTTGCGTCTGGATCGCACAGCGCGGCGCGACCAGCAAGGGCAGGTCAAGCTCGATGTGTCAGCAGGCGAGCGTTCAGGCAAGATTGTCGCTGAGTTGACGGATGTTAATCGCGCCTTTGGTGACAAGGTCATCGTTCGCGATTTCACTGCAACTATTTTACGTGGCGACAAAGTCGGTTTGATCGGGCATAACGGCGCGGGAAAAACCACGTTGCTGAAGTTGATTTTGGGCGAAGATCAACCAGATAGCGGCACTGTCAAACAGGGAACCAAGTTACAGGTTGCCTATTTTGATCAAATGCGGGCGCAATTGGATGACGAAGCAAGCTTGGCAGACACGATAGCACCGGGTAGCGACTGGGTCGAGATTAACGGTCAGCGTAAGCATGTAATGACATATCTGAACGATTTTTTGTTTGCGCCAGAACGCGCTCGGTCTCCCGTTAAATCATTGTCCGGTGGTGAGCGTAACCGACTATTGCTAGCGCGCCTTTTTGCAAAACCAGCCAATGTGTTGGTATTGGATGAGCCGACCAACGATCTGGATATTGATACGCTCGAGTTGTTGGAAGAGTTGCTGGAAGATTATAAGGGCACTGTGTTTCTGGTCAGTCATGACCGTACCTTCCTCGACAATGTCGTGACGCAGGTTATCGCGGCAGAAGGCGGCGGTTTGTGGCGTGAATATGTCGGTGGCTATAGCGATTGGGAGCGCGTGCGTCCAAGTCCTGCAGCATTGGCGGCTAAAGTCAAAGCCGAAACTAAGGCAGAAGTTATACAAGCTCCAGCGGCAAAGCAAAAAAAGCTCAGCTATAAAGAGCAACGTGAACTGGATGAGTTGCCGGTACTTATTGCGAAATTGGAAGCAGAGCAAAAGGCGATTACCGCGCAATTGGCTGATCCTGAGTTGTATGTTAAAAAGCCGGATGAAGTGAAGCGCTTGAACCTGCGCTTTACCGAACTAGATAGTTTGTTGCTCGAAGCGTTGGAAAAATGGGAAGTGATTGAAGCCCGCAACAAAGGTTAA
- a CDS encoding SirB1 family protein: MISSLNYFTTLVQEANSVPLFEAALAIAQDPYPALDLNAPQIAVDKFANTLKQRIHADASQIKKLQLLNNFFFRELGFAGNVNNYYDPDNSYLQCVINSRRGIPISLAIIYMELAQQVGLPIHGISFPGHFLMKLTVSSGDIVIDPLNGSSLSHVELEERLEPYLRTSPSQGKEKKISLQPYLQNAHPHEILGRLLRNLKIIFTQGQHWEPLLKLQQRLLILRPNDPIELRDRGAAYAHLDCPQAALDDIENYLTQRPHAQDADALRAQARELRKACKKLN, translated from the coding sequence ATGATCTCTTCTCTAAATTACTTTACGACCCTGGTGCAAGAGGCCAATAGCGTGCCGCTATTTGAAGCGGCACTTGCCATTGCGCAAGACCCCTATCCAGCATTGGATCTAAATGCTCCACAGATTGCTGTGGATAAATTCGCCAATACATTGAAGCAACGCATTCACGCAGATGCTTCACAGATTAAAAAGTTACAGTTATTAAATAATTTCTTTTTTCGAGAGTTAGGGTTCGCAGGTAATGTTAATAATTATTACGACCCTGATAATAGCTATCTGCAATGCGTCATTAATTCGCGGCGCGGTATTCCTATTTCGCTGGCGATCATTTATATGGAATTGGCGCAACAGGTGGGATTACCAATACACGGAATTTCATTCCCCGGCCATTTCTTGATGAAACTGACTGTTTCCTCGGGTGATATTGTGATAGACCCCTTAAATGGGTCAAGTCTATCGCATGTAGAACTCGAAGAAAGACTGGAGCCCTATTTACGGACTTCGCCGTCTCAGGGCAAAGAAAAGAAAATATCGCTACAACCTTATTTGCAAAACGCCCATCCTCACGAAATTTTAGGTCGTCTGTTACGCAACCTTAAAATAATATTCACACAAGGACAGCATTGGGAGCCCTTACTGAAACTGCAGCAACGCTTGCTGATACTACGGCCCAATGATCCCATTGAGTTGCGTGATCGCGGCGCGGCTTACGCACACTTGGATTGTCCGCAAGCAGCTTTAGACGATATTGAAAATTATCTGACCCAACGACCACATGCACAAGATGCTGATGCATTGCGCGCGCAAGCACGTGAACTGCGAAAAGCGTGCAAAAAACTGAATTAA